From Pseudodesulfovibrio sp. JC047, a single genomic window includes:
- a CDS encoding cell division protein ZapB, whose amino-acid sequence MELVAQLEEKFDKLLSEINDLKEYNQLLREEVETEKQTRQDIESRIDTLLGKIQNELKE is encoded by the coding sequence ATGGAACTTGTAGCCCAACTTGAAGAGAAATTTGACAAATTGTTGAGTGAAATTAACGATTTAAAAGAATATAACCAGCTATTGAGGGAAGAAGTCGAGACCGAGAAACAGACGCGTCAAGACATCGAATCTCGCATCGACACCTTGCTTGGAAAGATCCAAAACGAGCTGAAAGAATAG
- the zapA gene encoding cell division protein ZapA: MTLLGLEISFKTDADNPRIEAAQAFIENKHQELVAGAGDISKEKLLVYLLLSLADDYLVTTDKLERLETKVEEILKKTS; the protein is encoded by the coding sequence TTGACTCTGCTGGGACTCGAAATATCCTTCAAAACAGATGCGGATAACCCCCGCATTGAAGCTGCCCAAGCGTTCATTGAAAACAAGCACCAAGAGCTTGTTGCCGGAGCGGGTGACATCAGCAAGGAAAAATTGCTGGTCTATCTCCTTCTCAGCTTGGCGGATGACTATCTAGTCACTACAGACAAACTGGAGCGGCTGGAAACGAAGGTTGAAGAGATTTTAAAAAAGACCTCATAG
- a CDS encoding protein-glutamate O-methyltransferase, which produces MDTKHAMNKPINVTQSQMGDTEFRRFSELIHTEFGIKMPPTKRVLLQSRFQKRLRALGMASYKEYCEYVFSEKGREEERSHLIDVVTTNTTHFFREPKHWDIMDSAVLPELWSRGIGRNRALRIWSAGCSSGEEPYTLAMVLHEWRATHHGFDFSILATDISRQILTEASDAVYAMEKVDDVPMQYKKKYMLKSKSKKLVKMDAILRDKVSFQRLNFMENFKLPHPQDIIFCRNVVIYFDRPTQATLFAKFCNNLKPGGYLFIGHSESLSGLTLPLKQVAPTVFQRV; this is translated from the coding sequence ATGGATACAAAACACGCAATGAACAAGCCCATTAACGTCACCCAGTCCCAGATGGGCGACACCGAATTTCGACGGTTCAGCGAACTCATTCACACAGAATTTGGCATCAAGATGCCACCGACCAAACGCGTGTTGTTGCAAAGCCGGTTTCAAAAACGGCTCCGTGCTCTTGGCATGGCTTCGTACAAGGAATATTGCGAATATGTCTTCTCCGAAAAAGGACGCGAAGAAGAACGATCTCACCTCATTGACGTGGTCACCACCAACACAACACATTTCTTCCGTGAGCCCAAACACTGGGATATCATGGACAGCGCAGTCCTGCCGGAACTCTGGAGCCGTGGCATTGGCCGCAACAGGGCATTGCGAATATGGTCTGCCGGATGCTCCAGTGGCGAAGAGCCATACACCCTCGCCATGGTCCTCCATGAGTGGCGCGCCACACATCACGGCTTCGATTTTTCCATTCTGGCGACTGACATTTCTCGCCAAATTCTGACTGAAGCGAGTGACGCTGTCTATGCCATGGAAAAAGTCGATGACGTTCCCATGCAGTACAAAAAAAAGTACATGCTCAAATCAAAGAGCAAGAAACTGGTCAAGATGGATGCAATTCTTCGCGACAAGGTCTCGTTTCAACGGCTGAACTTCATGGAAAATTTCAAATTGCCACATCCACAAGACATCATTTTCTGTCGCAATGTGGTCATTTATTTCGACCGCCCTACCCAGGCAACACTCTTTGCCAAATTCTGCAACAACCTGAAACCGGGTGGGTATTTGTTCATCGGTCATTCGGAAAGCTTGTCCGGGCTGACCCTGCCTCTCAAACAGGTTGCCCCCACGGTCTTTCAACGAGTATAA
- the glmU gene encoding bifunctional UDP-N-acetylglucosamine diphosphorylase/glucosamine-1-phosphate N-acetyltransferase GlmU, with amino-acid sequence MSDTKITALVLAAGKGTRMHSSKAKVLQTLLNEPMLHYVYAALKPIMQDNILTVVGHDAEAVQRAFPDRKTKFITQDEQLGTGHALQVSWDAVVKTGATHCLVINGDTPLVTVDALHRLTNVAGCCDVAFMTITPRDTGAFGRVVRDPERRITAIVEAKDYDLNRHGPVTGEVNAGVYLLKIDTIGPLLSKLKNENKSGEYYITDIVELAVQEGLTIDGVQCGDDISLMGINSPRELVTAENTLRSQIVNDLLDAGVLIHNPETVIIGPKVRVEPGAEIFGHCEIYGNSTVEAEAHLGSYNYILNSTFEGGSDIRQFNHIEGAIVCKGCRVGPYARLRPGAVMERDARIGNFVEMKKATLGEGAKANHLTYLGDTEVGAGSNIGAGTITCNYDGKNKFPTTIGEGAFIGSNTALVAPVTIGKDALVGAGSTITKDVPDGQGAVARGRQINIKRRLKKS; translated from the coding sequence ATGTCAGATACGAAAATCACTGCTTTGGTCCTGGCCGCTGGCAAAGGGACACGAATGCATTCTTCCAAGGCCAAGGTCTTGCAGACGCTTTTAAACGAGCCGATGCTGCATTATGTCTATGCCGCCCTCAAACCGATCATGCAGGACAACATCCTGACCGTTGTCGGTCATGACGCGGAAGCGGTCCAAAGGGCATTCCCGGACAGAAAAACAAAATTCATCACACAAGATGAACAACTTGGTACTGGCCACGCATTGCAGGTATCATGGGATGCGGTTGTAAAAACAGGCGCGACCCATTGTCTGGTCATTAATGGCGACACACCATTGGTGACGGTAGACGCACTGCATCGACTGACAAACGTCGCCGGGTGCTGCGATGTGGCATTCATGACGATCACCCCTCGTGACACCGGCGCATTTGGACGAGTTGTTCGTGACCCGGAACGCAGAATCACGGCGATCGTGGAAGCCAAAGACTATGATCTGAATAGACATGGCCCGGTCACTGGCGAGGTCAATGCAGGCGTGTACCTGCTCAAGATAGACACTATCGGACCGCTGCTTTCAAAACTCAAGAATGAGAATAAATCGGGCGAATATTATATCACGGACATTGTGGAACTGGCTGTCCAGGAAGGCTTGACTATTGACGGCGTCCAGTGCGGCGACGACATCAGCCTCATGGGTATCAATTCTCCGAGAGAACTGGTCACGGCGGAAAACACACTGCGCAGCCAGATCGTCAATGACCTGCTCGATGCAGGCGTGCTCATCCACAATCCGGAAACCGTCATCATTGGTCCCAAGGTTCGTGTCGAGCCGGGAGCAGAAATATTCGGCCACTGCGAAATTTACGGAAACTCAACCGTCGAAGCGGAAGCACATCTCGGATCGTACAACTACATCCTGAACTCGACCTTTGAGGGAGGAAGTGATATCCGCCAGTTCAATCACATTGAAGGCGCCATCGTGTGCAAAGGATGCCGTGTCGGACCGTATGCCCGCCTGCGCCCCGGTGCCGTGATGGAAAGGGATGCCCGTATCGGCAATTTCGTGGAGATGAAAAAAGCAACCCTGGGTGAAGGGGCCAAGGCGAATCACCTGACATATCTTGGTGATACCGAGGTCGGAGCAGGTTCCAATATCGGAGCCGGAACCATCACTTGCAACTACGATGGCAAAAACAAATTTCCCACCACGATTGGGGAAGGGGCCTTCATCGGCTCCAACACAGCATTGGTGGCCCCGGTCACCATCGGAAAAGACGCCCTTGTCGGAGCCGGATCAACCATCACGAAGGATGTCCCGGATGGACAGGGAGCCGTGGCCCGAGGCAGACAGATAAACATCAAACGCAGACTCAAGAAGTCTTGA
- the rny gene encoding ribonuclease Y, with product MLTEIAMVGGGIAVGLGTGFMFFKYMSDKQISDSKGLAERIVSEARKESEALKKETRLQAQDEIYSQKKELERDFKDRESQLKNEEKRLHSKEERLDTKREKVADKEAQIVELEKQLIKQEKHLGDLEEDLEHKADEHERKLQEISGLTVEEAREDLLKEIESRTRHEAAKMIRSIEMEAKETASKKAKEVLSLALQRYAGDYAGEQTVTAVALPSEDMKGRIIGREGRNIRALEAATGVDLIIDDTPETVVLSAFSPLKREIAKQALERLIHDGRIHPARIEEIVSKVESEMDTKLKEIGEQATFDVGVHGIHPEVINLLGRLHYRTSFSQNVLQHSMEVAFLCGVMAAELGLNEKEAKRAGLLHDIGKAVDHEIEGPHAIIGADLAKKHGESKAIIHAIAAHHEDTPPMTILANLVQAADSLSGARPGARKELLENYVKRLEELEGLATGFDGVQKAYAIQAGREIRVLVDSDRIGDENTYVLCKDIAEKIENNMTYPGQIRVTVIREKRAVGYAK from the coding sequence ATGTTAACCGAAATCGCCATGGTCGGCGGAGGAATTGCGGTCGGGCTAGGAACCGGCTTCATGTTCTTCAAATATATGTCGGACAAACAGATTTCAGACTCCAAGGGCCTGGCGGAGCGCATCGTCTCCGAAGCCAGAAAAGAGAGTGAAGCCTTGAAAAAGGAAACACGGCTCCAGGCACAGGACGAGATTTACAGCCAGAAAAAAGAGCTGGAACGGGATTTCAAAGACCGCGAAAGCCAACTCAAAAACGAAGAGAAACGGCTCCATTCAAAAGAAGAACGCCTTGATACCAAGCGCGAAAAAGTCGCTGACAAGGAAGCACAGATAGTCGAACTGGAAAAACAGCTCATCAAACAGGAAAAACATCTTGGCGACCTTGAGGAAGACCTGGAACACAAAGCCGATGAGCATGAACGAAAACTTCAGGAAATATCCGGTTTGACCGTTGAGGAAGCCAGGGAAGACCTGCTCAAGGAAATAGAATCACGGACCCGGCATGAAGCGGCCAAGATGATCCGCAGCATCGAGATGGAAGCCAAGGAAACCGCCAGTAAAAAGGCAAAAGAAGTATTGTCTCTCGCTCTGCAACGGTATGCCGGTGACTACGCCGGAGAACAGACCGTCACCGCAGTTGCCCTGCCGTCCGAAGACATGAAAGGCCGCATCATTGGCCGCGAAGGACGCAACATTCGCGCTCTGGAAGCCGCCACCGGCGTTGATCTGATTATCGACGACACCCCGGAAACCGTTGTTTTATCCGCATTCAGCCCGCTCAAACGGGAAATCGCCAAACAAGCACTCGAACGCCTCATTCACGACGGTCGTATCCACCCTGCACGCATTGAAGAAATCGTGAGCAAGGTCGAAAGCGAAATGGACACCAAGCTCAAGGAAATTGGCGAACAGGCCACCTTTGACGTTGGTGTTCACGGTATCCACCCGGAAGTCATCAACCTGCTCGGACGGCTGCATTATCGCACCAGCTTCTCCCAGAATGTCCTGCAGCACTCCATGGAAGTCGCATTCTTATGCGGCGTCATGGCGGCTGAATTGGGACTGAATGAAAAAGAAGCCAAGCGGGCCGGTCTGCTGCATGATATAGGCAAGGCCGTGGACCACGAAATCGAAGGACCACATGCCATCATCGGCGCGGACCTGGCCAAAAAGCATGGAGAATCCAAAGCGATTATCCACGCGATCGCGGCTCACCACGAAGACACACCGCCCATGACCATCCTTGCCAATCTGGTGCAGGCTGCGGACTCTCTGTCCGGCGCACGCCCTGGCGCACGCAAAGAACTGCTTGAAAACTACGTCAAGCGGCTTGAGGAATTGGAAGGCTTGGCAACCGGATTCGACGGGGTTCAAAAGGCCTACGCAATCCAGGCCGGACGTGAAATTCGAGTTCTCGTCGATTCTGACAGAATCGGTGATGAAAATACCTACGTCCTCTGTAAGGACATTGCCGAAAAAATCGAAAACAACATGACGTATCCCGGCCAGATTCGGGTCACGGTCATCAGAGAAAAACGCGCTGTCGGCTACGCAAAATAG